Within the Nitrosococcus wardiae genome, the region CCAATCCTTGGAGGGCTCCCTCCTGGGGCAGGTAGATTTTTTCCACCCCATAGGTTTCCAACTCCCTGGCTTCCTCTGAAGTGATGGTGCCGCCACCTCCTCCAAAGACGAGCACGTCCTCCCGTCCTTGGGTTCGCAAGCGGTCCACCAAATAGCGGAAGAACTCCAAGTGTCCACCCTGATAGGAGCTAATGGCGATACCATCCGCATCTTCTTGTAAGGCGGCCCGGACAATTTCTTCAACGCTTCGGTTATGTCCCAGATGAACAACTTCAGCGCCCCGATCTTGGAGCATCCGCCGGATGATATTGATGGCCGCATCATGACCGTCAAAGAGGGAGGTAGCGGTGATAAAACGCAAGGGGGACTGCGTTGTCAGCGGGAGGATATCGGGAGGATGATGGGTAACCGTTGCCATAGCCGACCTCTCCTGAAAGGGGCGTTACTGAACTCTTAGGCTATTCTTAATTTTAGTGTAAGAACGGAGGTTTAAAGTTCAGCTCTAAGCTAGAAAAGAAGGCGTCTTTTTCTAAAATATACTTTATTAATCAATCAATTAATAAATAGCAGATAGGGGGAACCAGCCGGCTTGGGATGCTGTCATAGGAGTTATGTGGCGGGTCATTAGGGGGCTTAGGCCCCGAAGTGGAAGTGAGTAAACAGCAGCGGATATGGCCATGAACCCAAATGATATTGTGATTGTTGCCGCTAGACGAACGCCGGTGGGCGGTTTTCTCGGCCAACTTTCCCCCCTGTCGGCGCCGGCATTAGGCACGGCGGTATTAGAAGCGGTCCTGGCTGACAGTGGCGTGGAAGCTGCCCGCATTAGCGAGGTGTTGATGGGCTGCGTGCTCCCGGCGGGCATCGGTCAGGCGCCGGCGCGGCAAGCGGCCCTTGGCGCTGGAGTTCCCCCGGCGGTGGGGTGCACCACCATTAATAAGGTCTGTGGCTCGGGCATGAAGACCATCATGCTGGGGCATGACCTCTGCCTGGCAGGTTCGGCTGAGTTGGTGTTAGCCGGTGGGATGGAGTCCATGAGTAATGCCCCTTACCTGCTGCCCAAAGCACGTCAGGGGTATCGTTTTGGACATCAGCAGGTGCTTGACCATATGTTTCTGGATGGTCTGGAAAATGCCCGAGACGGCCAGCGCATGGGCTATTTTGCTGAACTCTGCGCGGATCGTTATGGCTTTACTCGGGAGCAGCAGGATGCCTATGCGGCGGAGTCGGTCCGGCGTGCCGTGGCAGCCCTGGATAATGGCGGCTTGACGGCTGAAATCGTGCCGCTGATGGTTCCGGGGCGGCGGGAAGCACAACGGGTGCATGAAGATGAGCAACCTCGCCGGAGCGACATTTCCAAGATCCCGACCATGAAGCCTGCTTTTCGCGAAGGAGGAACGGTTACCGCGGCCAATGCCTCTTCCATTTCCGATGGAGCAGCTGCCGTGCTGCTGATGAAACGGGCTACCGCCACTGTCTTGGGGATTACCCCTCTAGCACGGATTGTAGCCCATGCAAGCCATGCTCAGGCGCCGGAGAAGTTTACTACGGCCCCGATTGGGGCAATCAAAAAGCTCCAGGATAAACTTGGGTGGTCGGAGGCGGATCTCTATGAAATCAATGAGGCCTTCGCCGTGGTGACCTTGGCCGCCATGGAGGAGTTGGGTCTGGACCATGCTAAGGTGAATGTGAATGGTGGCGCCTGCGCGGTAGGCCATCCCATTGGTGCTAGCGGAGCACGGTTGGTGGTGACCCTACTCCATGCCCTACGCCAGCAGGACCTTCAGCGGGGGATTGCTGCCCTTTGTATCGGCGGGGGTGAAGCCACTGCTCTGGCCCTGGAAGCTGAATGAGCAGGATTATTTTGCCAGGAACGAAATTGAACTGCGCAGTGGCCCGAAGGGAACGTGCTATGGATGGAGCCTATTAAATGGCCATTATCGAGACTAAGGTCGATCGGTCCTCACCGGAGTTTGCCAAAAACGATACCCATCTGCGGTCTTTGGTAAAGGATCTCCAGGCTCATCTAGAGCGGGTAGCAGAAGGGGGGTCAGGTGCTGCCCGGGAAAGGCACTTAAAGCGGGGTAAGTTGCTTCCGCGGGAGCGGATCGGGGCGCTTTTGGACCCAGGCAGCCCCTTTCTTGAGTTATCCGCTTTGGCCGCCTATGGGATGTATGAAACAGCGCTCCCTGGCGCCGGCCTCATTACCGGCATTGGTCAGATCCAGGGTCGGGAAGTGATGGTGATCGCCAATGATGCCACGGTCAAAGGGGGGACCTATTATCCCATGACGGTGAAAAAGCATCTGCGGGCCCAGGAAATCGCCGCTGAGAACCATTTGCCCTGTCTCTATTTGGTGGATTCGGGCGGCGCTTACCTTCCCATGCAGGATCAGGTCTTTCCGGACCGGGACCATTTTGGCCGAATCTTTTATAACCAAGCCCAGATGTCCGCCCAAGGCATTCCCCAGATTGCTGTGGTGATGGGCTCTTGCACTGCCGGTGGCGCCTATGTACCGGCCATGGCCGACGAGACGATTATTGTCAAAAACCAGGGCACCATTTTTCTCGGTGGCCCGCCATTGGTCCGGGTCGCCACGGGCGATCAAGTGGATGCGGAAGAACTGGGAGGTGGAGATGTCCACTGTCGAACCTCAGGCGTAGGCGATTATTTGGTGGCCAATGATTCCGAAGCCATGGCCAAAGCGCGGAGTATGATTGCCCAGCTCTATCGAGATCAAACCCGCTCTTTTTACCCAGGAGCAGTGGTAGAACCCCGTTACCCGCCGGAAGAGATTTATGGCCTCATTCCCCGGGACCCCCGTTATCAATACCATGTTCATGAAGTGGTTGCTCGCCTAGTGGATGGTTCTGATTTCCATGAATTCAAAGCTCTCTATGGCAAGTCTCTGGTTTGCGGGTTTGCCCGGATTCGGGGTTATCAGGTGGGGATCTTGGCCAATAATGGGATTTTGTTCTCCCAGTCCGCCCTCAAGGGGACCCATTTTATTCAGCTGTGTACCCAACGGCACATTCCCCTAGTTTTTCTGCAAAACATCGCCGGGTTTATGGTGGGCAAGCAGTACGAGCATGGGGGCATTGCTAAGGATGGAGCCAAAATGGTGCATGCGGTCGCCTGTGCCAAGGTGCCCAAATTTACAGTGATCATAGGCGGCTCCTTCGGTGCCGGTAACTATGCCATGTGTGGTCGGGCTTATGGGCCTCGCCTGCTTTGGATGTGGCCCAATGCCCGGATTTCAGTCATGGGCGGAGATACGGCGGCAGAAGTGCTGGGGATCATTAAGGCCGAGAGTCTCCAAGCCCGGGGAGAGTCTTGGAGCGAGGCTCAACAAAAGAACTTTAAGGCGGACATCCGGGAACAGTACGAGATTCAGGGCCATCCGTATTTTGCTACTGCTCGGCTTTGGGACGATGGTGTTGTCGATCCGGCTGAGACGCGAACAGTGTTGGGGCTAGCGCTCCAGGCAGCTTCCCACGCGCCCATAGAAGAAACCCATTATGGGGTGTTCCGCATGTAGGATAGGATGATGAAACAAGAACTGCTTCGAGTAGAAACCGATGAGCGTGGTGTATGTACGCTCACCCTTAATGCTCCGGCTCGGCATAATGCCCTGGACGGAGAAATGGTCAATCTTTTACTCCAGCGGCTCCAAGCCATAGCTAAAGATGAAACTATCCGGGTATTGGTGTTGACCGGCCAAGGGGACACTTTCTCCAGTGGGGCCGATCTTCATTGGATGCGAGCCATGGGTTTGGAGGAAGAAGAAACCAACCGCCAAGAGGCACGGCAGCTGGCTGCTTTGATGCATGTCCTGAACCGCCTGCCCAAACCCACTATTGCCCGGATTAATGGCTCTGCTTACGGGGGAGCTATCGGGTTAGTCGTCTGTTGCGATATTGCCATCGCCACTGTTAGCGCCGAATTTGCTTTCAAGGAGATTCAGCTTGGTTTGGCCCCAGCGATCATTGCTCCCTATGTGGTTGCGGCCATCGGTCCTCGTCAGGCGCGGCGTTTTCTTTTGAACGGTGAAACCATCTACGGCATGCTTGCCTTCCAGATGGGCTTAGTGCATCAGGTGGAGGATAGGGAGGAATTGGATGGTGCGGTGGAAGCCCAGGTAAGCCGACTCCTTAAGGCAGGACCGCTGGCTCTGGTCGAATGCAAACGATTGCTGTCCCGTCTCGAGCCAGGGGGAGAGAGCTTACGGGAATATACCGCGGAGTTGCTCGCCCGCCTGCGGAGTTCTCCGGAGGGGCAGGAAGGTATGGCTGCTTTTTTAGAAAAACGCCTACCCCGCTGGCGGGATTAACGCCTCGATGAACGCTTTTCCCAGCCAAGTCAAAATGGTCGAAGTGGGTCCCCGCGACGGCCTGCAAAACGAACCAGGCAGGGTGAAGACGGCTACTAAAATTGAGTTTATTCATCAATTATCCGGGACGGGATTGCCCGTCATCGAGGCGACCAGCTTTGTCAGTCCCCGTTGGGTGCCCCAACTGGCTGACGCTGAGGCAGTCTATACTGGCCTTCAACGCCAGCCGGGAGTGCGCTATCCAGCGCTGGTGCCTAATCGGGCTGGATTGGAACGGGCGCTTGCTGCGGGAGTCGCGGATATTGCCGTGTTTACGGGGGTAACAGATACTTTTTGCCAAAAGAACATCCATTGTTCCGTAGCCGAATCCCTAGAACGTTATCAACCGGTGATTACCGAGGCTCGGGAGAGACAGTTAGGGGTACGGGCTTATCTCTCCTGTGTTCTGGGTTGTCCCTACGAGGGTGCGGTGTCGACCCGCCAGGTAGCCCGCTTGGCTCGACAGTTGGCCGAGCTGGGAGCTGATGAGATCAGTCTAGGGGATACTATTGGGGTGGGGACTCCCTTACAGGCTCAGCGGATGCTAGCGACGGTGGCGGAACAGGTTCCCCTAGAGCGGTTAGCGGTGCATTTCCATGACACCTACGGCCAGGCGTTGGCCAATATTTTTGCCTGCCTAGAGTTGGGGATCGCCGTCATCGACAGTGCCGTAGCGGGCTTAGGCGGGTGTCCTTATGCCAAAGGAGCCACGGGCAATGTGGCCACGGAGGAAGTGATCTATATGCTGCAAGGAATGGGCATTGAAACGGGGGTCGATCTGGAAAGACTTATCGGGGTGGGCCGCCATATTTGCCAAGCGCTGGGGCGTGAGAATCAAAGCCGGGTGGGGCGCGCGGGGCTGGGCCGCTTGAAGCAGGTGGTTTGAAACAACCCCGCCCCGTGATTCGATGAACCATCAGTTATCACGGTAGTCATAGCAGTGTTGGTACTGGTGTTAGCCCTCGCCGAAGTGGCGGTTAGGGACCTTGATACATATCGTTGCCTCTGCCCTGCTTTTTTCTTGGGTCCAGTGGGCCGACCCGCTGGTTTGGTCCATCGAGTGATCTTCGGAGCCCGGAAATCACCGCCGCGGTTTGAAGTGCAAGCCAAGGCCTTAGAGGTGCCCTTTATCATCCCTCTGCTGTTTTTTGCCGTTCGGCGAGCAAAGCTACTATGGGGGCATAATCCTCGCGGCGTATTTCCTCTAAGGTCTGTTCTACGGCTTCCGGCGGAATGCCCCAGCATTTTAAAGCCAAGCTAGAAAGCTGCAAACTGGCCTCCAGGGCTTCAGGGATGACGGCGGTGGCGCCGGCTTGGTGGAGTTGTCTGCTCTGGATTTGATCCCGCCCCCGCACCAATATTTCTAAATCAGGGTGGGAACGATGCAAGTCGCTCACTAAATATTGGATCTTTTCTGGATCTTGATCCAGAGTCATCACCAGCAAGCGGGACCATTCCAAACCCGCAGCTTTGAGCACATCAATTTGG harbors:
- a CDS encoding hydroxymethylglutaryl-CoA lyase; amino-acid sequence: MNAFPSQVKMVEVGPRDGLQNEPGRVKTATKIEFIHQLSGTGLPVIEATSFVSPRWVPQLADAEAVYTGLQRQPGVRYPALVPNRAGLERALAAGVADIAVFTGVTDTFCQKNIHCSVAESLERYQPVITEARERQLGVRAYLSCVLGCPYEGAVSTRQVARLARQLAELGADEISLGDTIGVGTPLQAQRMLATVAEQVPLERLAVHFHDTYGQALANIFACLELGIAVIDSAVAGLGGCPYAKGATGNVATEEVIYMLQGMGIETGVDLERLIGVGRHICQALGRENQSRVGRAGLGRLKQVV
- a CDS encoding carboxyl transferase domain-containing protein; this encodes MAIIETKVDRSSPEFAKNDTHLRSLVKDLQAHLERVAEGGSGAARERHLKRGKLLPRERIGALLDPGSPFLELSALAAYGMYETALPGAGLITGIGQIQGREVMVIANDATVKGGTYYPMTVKKHLRAQEIAAENHLPCLYLVDSGGAYLPMQDQVFPDRDHFGRIFYNQAQMSAQGIPQIAVVMGSCTAGGAYVPAMADETIIVKNQGTIFLGGPPLVRVATGDQVDAEELGGGDVHCRTSGVGDYLVANDSEAMAKARSMIAQLYRDQTRSFYPGAVVEPRYPPEEIYGLIPRDPRYQYHVHEVVARLVDGSDFHEFKALYGKSLVCGFARIRGYQVGILANNGILFSQSALKGTHFIQLCTQRHIPLVFLQNIAGFMVGKQYEHGGIAKDGAKMVHAVACAKVPKFTVIIGGSFGAGNYAMCGRAYGPRLLWMWPNARISVMGGDTAAEVLGIIKAESLQARGESWSEAQQKNFKADIREQYEIQGHPYFATARLWDDGVVDPAETRTVLGLALQAASHAPIEETHYGVFRM
- a CDS encoding acetyl-CoA C-acyltransferase, which encodes MNPNDIVIVAARRTPVGGFLGQLSPLSAPALGTAVLEAVLADSGVEAARISEVLMGCVLPAGIGQAPARQAALGAGVPPAVGCTTINKVCGSGMKTIMLGHDLCLAGSAELVLAGGMESMSNAPYLLPKARQGYRFGHQQVLDHMFLDGLENARDGQRMGYFAELCADRYGFTREQQDAYAAESVRRAVAALDNGGLTAEIVPLMVPGRREAQRVHEDEQPRRSDISKIPTMKPAFREGGTVTAANASSISDGAAAVLLMKRATATVLGITPLARIVAHASHAQAPEKFTTAPIGAIKKLQDKLGWSEADLYEINEAFAVVTLAAMEELGLDHAKVNVNGGACAVGHPIGASGARLVVTLLHALRQQDLQRGIAALCIGGGEATALALEAE
- a CDS encoding enoyl-CoA hydratase-related protein; its protein translation is MMKQELLRVETDERGVCTLTLNAPARHNALDGEMVNLLLQRLQAIAKDETIRVLVLTGQGDTFSSGADLHWMRAMGLEEEETNRQEARQLAALMHVLNRLPKPTIARINGSAYGGAIGLVVCCDIAIATVSAEFAFKEIQLGLAPAIIAPYVVAAIGPRQARRFLLNGETIYGMLAFQMGLVHQVEDREELDGAVEAQVSRLLKAGPLALVECKRLLSRLEPGGESLREYTAELLARLRSSPEGQEGMAAFLEKRLPRWRD